Proteins found in one Lepeophtheirus salmonis chromosome 9, UVic_Lsal_1.4, whole genome shotgun sequence genomic segment:
- the LOC121124126 gene encoding uncharacterized protein isoform X1: MLWASKIILLSLMAFLLLSQEGEAIFKGKKKGSSSYGPPKPSYGAPAKRPSYKPQGGKKGGFDFGSIFKVKKQIISGIVDAKKGIISGIVGGIGSIKKSKINALKGIKKQITSLFKKGGKKKPSSGYGPPKPSYGPPKPSYGAPSGHGGSGSSYGPPGGGGHGGSGHGGSGSSYGAPGGGGHGGSGSSYGAPGGGGHGGGGHGGSGSSYGAPGGGGHGGGGHGGSGSSYGAPGGGGHGGSGSSYSAPSSGGHGGSGSSYSAPGGGGHGGSGSSYGAPGGGGHGGSGSSYSAPSSGGHGGSGSSYGAPGGGGHGGSGSSYSAPSSGGHGGSGSSYSAPSTGSSYSAPISGGSGSSYSSSSSAGASSYSSSGSSFSGSSSFSTSPVAPSTSYSNGGSSSYGSSNSVISAPSTSYGSSNTGSVSTGSSYNSGSSFGGSVSTSPVVSAPSTSYSSSSNGGSISAGSSYNSGSSFGGSVNTSPVVSAPSTSYSSSSNGGSTSAGSSYNSGSSFGGSGSTSPVISAPSTSYGSSNVGSVTVGSSYSASSSGASQSSYGSP, encoded by the coding sequence ATGTTGTGGGCTAGTAAAATCATACTCTTATCCCTGATGGCTTTTCTTCTCTTGTCTCAAGAGGGGGAAGCTATCTTCAAGGGAAAGAAAAAGGGTTCCTCATCCTATGGTCCACCCAAACCCAGTTATGGTGCCCCAGCTAAGAGGCCTTCCTACAAACCTCAAGGAGGAAAGAAAGGTGGATTTGACTTTGGCTCCATTTTTAAGGTGAAAAAGCAAATCATTTCCGGGATCGTTGACGCCAAAAAAGGTATTATATCTGGTATCGTTGGAGGGATTGGTTCaatcaaaaaatctaaaataaacgCTCTCAAAGGTATTAAGAAGCAAATTACATCTTTGTTCAAAAAAGGAGGAAAGAAGAAGCCCAGCTCCGGTTATGGCCCCCCCAAGCCTAGCTATGGGCCACCCAAACCTTCATATGGAGCACCTAGTGGTCATGGAGGCTCAGGATCTTCATATGGACCACCCGGTGGAGGTGGTCATGGTGGCTCTGGACATGGAGGATCAGGATCTTCATATGGAGCACCTGGTGGAGGTGGACATGGAGGCTCGGGATCTTCATATGGTGCACCTGGTGGAGGTGGTCATGGTGGAGGTGGACATGGAGGCTCAGGATCTTCATATGGAGCACCTGGTGGAGGTGGTCATGGTGGAGGTGGACATGGAGGCTCGGGATCTTCATATGGTGCACCTGGTGGAGGTGGACATGGGGGATCAGGATCATCCTATAGCGCACCAAGCTCAGGTGGTCATGGTGGATCAGGATCTTCATATAGTGCACCCGGTGGAGGTGGTCATGGTGGCTCAGGATCTTCATATGGTGCACCTGGTGGAGGTGGACATGGGGGATCAGGATCATCCTATAGTGCACCAAGCTCAGGTGGTCATGGAGGATCAGGATCTTCATATGGTGCACCTGGTGGAGGTGGGCATGGTGGCTCAGGATCATCCTATAGCGCACCAAGCTCAGGTGGTCATGGAGGATCAGGATCATCATATAGTGCACCAAGTACAGGATCTTCTTATAGTGCTCCTATTTCCGGAGGTTCTGGATCTTCTTACAGTTCATCATCAAGCGCTGGTGCTTCATCTTACTCCTCTTCTGGTTCTTCTTTTAGTGGATCTAGTTCCTTTAGTACTTCACCTGTTGCACCAAGTACCTCATATTCAAATGGTGGTAGCTCTTCATACGGCTCCTCAAATTCAGTAATATCTGCTCCAAGCACTTCTTATGGTTCCTCAAACACAGGATCTGTATCTACTGGTTCTTCATACAACTCTGGATCTTCTTTCGGAGGATCTGTGAGTACCTCACCAGTGGTTTCTGCTCCAAGCACATCTTACAGCTCATCATCCAATGGGGGCTCTATTTCTGCTGGTTCTTCATACAACTCTGGATCTTCCTTTGGAGGATCTGTCAATACCTCACCAGTGGTGTCTGCTCCAAGCACATCTTACAGCTCATCATCCAATGGGGGCTCTACTTCTGCTGGTTCTTCATACAACTCTGGATCTTCCTTTGGAGGATCTGGCAGTACCTCGCCAGTAATTTCTGCTCCAAGCACTTCTTATGGTTCATCAAACGTTGGATCTGTAACTGTTGGATCCTCTTATAGCGCATCATCCTCTGGAGCATCTCAGTCCTCCTACGGTTCTCCTTAA
- the LOC121124126 gene encoding uncharacterized protein isoform X2, producing MLWASKIILLSLMAFLLLSQEGEAIFKGKKKGSSSYGPPKPSYGAPAKRPSYKPQGGKKGGFDFGSIFKVKKQIISGIVDAKKGIKKQITSLFKKGGKKKPSSGYGPPKPSYGPPKPSYGAPSGHGGSGSSYGPPGGGGHGGSGHGGSGSSYGAPGGGGHGGSGSSYGAPGGGGHGGGGHGGSGSSYGAPGGGGHGGGGHGGSGSSYGAPGGGGHGGSGSSYSAPSSGGHGGSGSSYSAPGGGGHGGSGSSYGAPGGGGHGGSGSSYSAPSSGGHGGSGSSYGAPGGGGHGGSGSSYSAPSSGGHGGSGSSYSAPSTGSSYSAPISGGSGSSYSSSSSAGASSYSSSGSSFSGSSSFSTSPVAPSTSYSNGGSSSYGSSNSVISAPSTSYGSSNTGSVSTGSSYNSGSSFGGSVSTSPVVSAPSTSYSSSSNGGSISAGSSYNSGSSFGGSVNTSPVVSAPSTSYSSSSNGGSTSAGSSYNSGSSFGGSGSTSPVISAPSTSYGSSNVGSVTVGSSYSASSSGASQSSYGSP from the exons ATGTTGTGGGCTAGTAAAATCATACTCTTATCCCTGATGGCTTTTCTTCTCTTGTCTCAAGAGGGGGAAGCTATCTTCAAGGGAAAGAAAAAGGGTTCCTCATCCTATGGTCCACCCAAACCCAGTTATGGTGCCCCAGCTAAGAGGCCTTCCTACAAACCTCAAGGAGGAAAGAAAGGTGGATTTGACTTTGGCTCCATTTTTAAGGTGAAAAAGCAAATCATTTCCGGGATCGTTGACGCCAAAAAAG GTATTAAGAAGCAAATTACATCTTTGTTCAAAAAAGGAGGAAAGAAGAAGCCCAGCTCCGGTTATGGCCCCCCCAAGCCTAGCTATGGGCCACCCAAACCTTCATATGGAGCACCTAGTGGTCATGGAGGCTCAGGATCTTCATATGGACCACCCGGTGGAGGTGGTCATGGTGGCTCTGGACATGGAGGATCAGGATCTTCATATGGAGCACCTGGTGGAGGTGGACATGGAGGCTCGGGATCTTCATATGGTGCACCTGGTGGAGGTGGTCATGGTGGAGGTGGACATGGAGGCTCAGGATCTTCATATGGAGCACCTGGTGGAGGTGGTCATGGTGGAGGTGGACATGGAGGCTCGGGATCTTCATATGGTGCACCTGGTGGAGGTGGACATGGGGGATCAGGATCATCCTATAGCGCACCAAGCTCAGGTGGTCATGGTGGATCAGGATCTTCATATAGTGCACCCGGTGGAGGTGGTCATGGTGGCTCAGGATCTTCATATGGTGCACCTGGTGGAGGTGGACATGGGGGATCAGGATCATCCTATAGTGCACCAAGCTCAGGTGGTCATGGAGGATCAGGATCTTCATATGGTGCACCTGGTGGAGGTGGGCATGGTGGCTCAGGATCATCCTATAGCGCACCAAGCTCAGGTGGTCATGGAGGATCAGGATCATCATATAGTGCACCAAGTACAGGATCTTCTTATAGTGCTCCTATTTCCGGAGGTTCTGGATCTTCTTACAGTTCATCATCAAGCGCTGGTGCTTCATCTTACTCCTCTTCTGGTTCTTCTTTTAGTGGATCTAGTTCCTTTAGTACTTCACCTGTTGCACCAAGTACCTCATATTCAAATGGTGGTAGCTCTTCATACGGCTCCTCAAATTCAGTAATATCTGCTCCAAGCACTTCTTATGGTTCCTCAAACACAGGATCTGTATCTACTGGTTCTTCATACAACTCTGGATCTTCTTTCGGAGGATCTGTGAGTACCTCACCAGTGGTTTCTGCTCCAAGCACATCTTACAGCTCATCATCCAATGGGGGCTCTATTTCTGCTGGTTCTTCATACAACTCTGGATCTTCCTTTGGAGGATCTGTCAATACCTCACCAGTGGTGTCTGCTCCAAGCACATCTTACAGCTCATCATCCAATGGGGGCTCTACTTCTGCTGGTTCTTCATACAACTCTGGATCTTCCTTTGGAGGATCTGGCAGTACCTCGCCAGTAATTTCTGCTCCAAGCACTTCTTATGGTTCATCAAACGTTGGATCTGTAACTGTTGGATCCTCTTATAGCGCATCATCCTCTGGAGCATCTCAGTCCTCCTACGGTTCTCCTTAA